The region TGGCGCACGACAAGTGAGTGTTTTTGTTTCACTAGATCTAAGTCTCACATATAAATACCTCTAAATCTACGTACGTCACTTTAAAGCTTTTAAGCCCAATGCTAAACAATGACCATGTCCATGGAATCCGAACTCAAACCCATCTCCAAATCCGACCACAAACCCCTCCTCAAACCCGACCCATCTTCCCCGACCCGACCCGACCTCCAAGACCTCGAGACCAAGTGCGCCGCCTATGTCCGCCACGACGTGTACGGCACAATGGGCCGGGCCCAGATTCCTTGGACTGAGAAAATCTTACTTGGGTTTGCTTTAATTACGCTTTTGCCACTCAGAGTGGCGCTCTCTCTCACTATACTTGTGCTTTATTATTTGATTTGTAGAGTTTGTACTTTGTTTTCCAAGCCTAGTGGTGATGATGATGAGCAAGAAGATTATGCTCATATGGGTGGCTGGAGACAGCGTGTTGTGGTGAAGAGTGGCATGTTTTTGTCCCGGGCTTTGCTGTTTGTTATTGGCTTTTATTCGATTTCTGAAAGTTTCGATTTTTCGGAGGTAATTTCGATGTTTTTGAGTATGTTTGTATGTTTTCGAGTACTAAATGAATGTCGAAGAATAGGGTAGTTACTAATTTTAGGCGACTAGGATTGGTTAATTTGTGTAATTGGATATTGAAGTATTGGTTTTAGGGGAGAATGCCTTATGATAAAGGTTGAAAATGGTGGATGTTAAAATGGAGAGAGGTAAATTCGATGTTTTTGAGTATGTTtgtatgtttatatatatgtCGAAGAATAGGGTAGTTACTAATTGTAGGCGTGTTTGGATTTATTGACTAGGATTTGTTAATTTGTGTAATTGGAGATTTAAGTATCGGTTTTAGGGGAGAATGCGTATGATAAAGGTTGAAACTGGTGGATGTTAAAATGAAGAGAGGTGAATTCGATGTTTTTGAGTATGTATGTATTTTTATATGAATGTCGAAGAATAGGGTAGTTACTAATTATAGGCATTTTTGGATTTATTGACTAGGGTTGGTTAATTTGTGTAATTGGAGATTGAATTATTGATTTTAGGGGAGAATGCGTAATGATAAAGGTTGAAAATGGTGGATGTTAAAATGAAGAGAGGGAATGTTTGTTGATTGATTGACGGTTATATTGTTAATTCTTGATTTGTTATTCTTATTTTGGTTGCCGCCAATTAATGCTTTTGAAGTGATAAGTTGTGATGATTCTGGATTTGGTGATGATGTGTTTTTGAATTAAACTTAACCGAAAGTGATATCAGTTGAATTGAATATTTGGAAATGTCTTTACTACTTGGGGTATCTATAGTGAGTGGAGTGACGGTTAAATCATGACAAACCATCTTTTGTAGTATTCGGCATATATAATTTGGCGTATGTATCATTGTTCTTGAGGATATTAAAGAGGGTAGATATGTTGTGATCTACAAGTAGAGGTAATTGATATGAAACATTTTAAATAAACTTAAAAGTCATCATTTCTCGTGAGGTTTATTGTTTGGCTCCTTATTTATGATTACTTTGTTTTCAAACATTGATACTTTGAAAATAAACTCTGTGATTCATAATTTGTCTATGTAATTTTCTCATTGTGCAGGAAATGTTAAAAGTTTAAAGTTTAGATTGCGAAATTAGGGCTTCTTATTCTGGCATTTATCCTCAGTCACATGCTTTTTTCTGTATATCTTAAGCTTATTTTTAACTTATCAGGCGGAGCGCAGTGATCAATCTAATGAAGCTGAAAGACCTGGGGCAATTGTATCTAATCATGTCTCTTATTTAGACATATTGTACCATATGTCAGCTTCTTTTCC is a window of Apium graveolens cultivar Ventura chromosome 11, ASM990537v1, whole genome shotgun sequence DNA encoding:
- the LOC141697694 gene encoding lysophospholipid acyltransferase LPEAT1-like isoform X2 — translated: MTMSMESELKPISKSDHKPLLKPDPSSPTRPDLQDLETKCAAYVRHDVYGTMGRAQIPWTEKILLGFALITLLPLRVALSLTILVLYYLICRVCTLFSKPSGDDDEQEDYAHMGGWRQRVVVKSGMFLSRALLFVIGFYSISESFDFSEAERSDQSNEAERPGAIVSNHVSYLDILYHMSASFPSFVAKRSVGKLPLVGLISKCLGCVYVQRESKSSDFKGVSGVVNERVREAHQNKSAPVMMLFPEGTTTNGDYLLPFKTGAFLPKAPVLPVILRYPYQRFSPAWDTISGVRHVILLFCQFVNHLEVTRLPVYCPSQEEKDDPKLYAENVRKLMANKGNLIMAEIGLAEKREYHAALNGLFSQS